In Penaeus monodon isolate SGIC_2016 chromosome 7, NSTDA_Pmon_1, whole genome shotgun sequence, the following are encoded in one genomic region:
- the LOC119575399 gene encoding apical junction molecule-like, protein MVKGRAPRRTLLLLLIGAFAVHFALALQHDLDPPTGPSLRRQTLAGSRPLKNDEGKASVLVGDGPEGPISVAGGQRNRNVNARRLLRRSISVITGTRRLDNHSDERHSDAQRTGEHLDARWAGERRLDTSQTEEYRLSTRRAEDQRLGARHVKEQRLDTRRHPDTRFTEERRLDSRRVEDRRLDTRRAEERSPSMQRSEVSLYIRHDSLPSEERQSVDRRLHSRTSEVRLETRQQPEERRSRQSSIRRAVSAIAFAGSFPNPETRQFGFLTRRLSFYRDSAKSTKEAVSRERVDRRLSSRRAEERHSASRASEERLNPRRDSDERHLDSRRASEERRMDSRRASKERLYSRRTSEELLDSRRASEERRLDSRRASEERLDSRRKSEERLDSRRASEERRLDSRRALKNGRASGERRLDARRASEERLISRRASEERCLDSRKASEERLDSRRASEERLDSRRASEERLDSRRASEERRMDSRRASEERLLDFSRTSEERVNSRRASDERLNSRRAEERRLDSRRASEERRTDSRRTSEERLDSRRAGERRLDSRTVSEVRRLDSRSYQEQRLGSRSIAGKDRQDFIWSSHLNSRKAPALQRRLSLPGDGLDFSAMFKRQSAEVSDDVTEKKLFQDTYLHIPGQKTRTDAVLVQKIPYHFDMTDFTSEFSDSGNSYKQERSVGDILMKGLWTGLATLALYHTRQASASKLAVC, encoded by the exons ATGGTGAAAGGGAGGGCGCCCCGACGCACTCTGCTGCTGCTCTTAATCGGCGCCTTCGCGGTCCACTTCGCCTTGGCCCTTCAGCATGACCTCGATCCTCCGACTGGCCCCAGCCTTCGCCGACAAAC ACTGGCAGGCTCTCGCCCACTGAAGAACGATGAAGGGAAGGCCAGTGTTTTGGTCGGTGACGGACCCGAAGGCCCAATATCGGTTGCTGGCGGGCAGAGGAACCGTAACGTGAACGCACGCCGGTTGCTGAGACGTAGCATCTCAGTGATTACTGGTACTCGTCGTCTCGATAACCATTCTGACGAAAGGCACAGTGATGCTCAACGCACCGGAGAACATCTAGACGCTCGATGGGCTGGAGAACGACGTCTAGACACCTCACAAACTGAAGAATATCGTTTAAGCACTCGACGTGCTGAAGATCAACGCCTTGGCGCTCGCCATGTCAAGGAACAACGTCTCGACACTCGACGACATCCAGACACTCGTTTTACTGAAGAACGACGCTTAGATAGTCGGCGAGTTGAAGACCGACGCTTAGACACTCGACGTGCAGAGGAACGGAGTCCAAGTATGCAAAGATCAGAAGTAAGTCTTTACATTCGACATGATTCTTTGCCATCTGAAGAACGACAATCTGTAGACCGACGACTACACTCTCGCACGTCTGAAGTTCGCCTCGAGACTAGACAACAACCAGAAGAAAGGCGTTCCCGACAGTCTTCCATTCGTCGAGCTGTAAGTGCCATTGCCTTCGCAGGTTCATTTCCTAATCCTGAAACACGCCAGTTTGGTTTCTTGACAAGGAGGCTTTCGTTTTATAGAGATTCTGCCAAAAGTACCAAAGAGGCAGTCTCTAGGGAACGTGTAGATCGACGTCTGAGTTCGAGAAGAGCTGAAGAAAGACACTCAGCTTCCAGGGCCTCTGAAGAACGTTTGAATCCCAGGAGAGATTCTGACGAACGACATTTAGATTCCAGGAGAGCCTCTGAAGAACGACGCATGGATTCCAGGAGGGCATCTAAAGAACGTCTATATTCCAGGAGAACTTCTGAAGAACTTCTAGATTCCAGGAGAGCCTCTGAAGAACGACGTCTGGATTCCAGGAGAGCCTCTGAAGAACGTCTGGATTCCAGGAGA AAGTCTGAAGAACGTCTAGATTCCAGGAGAGCTTCTGAAGAGCGACGTTTAGATTCCAGGAGAGCTCTGAAGAACGGC AGAGCTTCTGGAGAACGGCGTCTGGATGCCAGGAGAGCCTCTGAAGAGCGTCTAATTTCCAGAAGAGCCTCTGAGGAACGGTGTCTGGATTCCAGGAAAGCCTCTGAGGAACGTCTAGATTCCAGGAGAGCTTCTGAAGAACGTCTGGATTCCAGGAGAGCTTCTGAAGAACGTCTAGATTCCAGGAGAGCTTCCGAAGAACGACGTATGGATTCCAGGAGAGCCTCTGAGGAAAGACTTCTTGATTTCAGTAGAACCTCTGAAGAACGTGTAAATTCCAGGAGGGCCTCTGACGAACGTCTAAATTCCAGAAGAGCTGAAGAACGACGTCTGGATTCCAGGAGAGCCTCTGAGGAACGACGTACGGATTCCAGGAGAACTTCTGAAGAACGTCTGGATTCCAGGAGAGCTGGAGAAAGACGTTTGGATTCCAGGACAGTCTCTGAAGTGCGACGTCTAGATTCCAGATCATACCAAGAGCAACGTCTAGGATCTAGGAGCATTGCAGGAAAGGACCGGCAAGATTTCATCTGGTCTTCCCACCTAAATTCTCGAAAAGCACCTGCACTGCAACGTCGTTTAAGTCTACCTGGTGATGGATTAGATTTTAGCGCTATGTTCAAGAGGCAATCCGCAGAAGTGAGTGATGACGTCACTGAGAAGAAATTGTTCCAAGACACATATTTGCATATCCCGGGCCAGAAGACGAGGACCGACGCAGTGCTAGTTCAGAAG ATTCCCTATCACTTCGATATGACCGACTTCACTTCAGAATTTTCTGACAGTGGAAACAGCTATAAACAGGAAAG AAGCGTAGGTGATATACTGATGAAAGGGTTGTGGACGGGCTTAGCAACACTGGCCCTCTACCACACTCGCCAGGCATCAGCCTCCAAGCTGGCTGTGTGCTAG
- the LOC119575400 gene encoding uncharacterized protein LOC119575400 isoform X1: MIGHIKRQPAAKMERQRDGTGEAHVRSRGALLRVAALMTGMATLMAMVSASRILSPNAEPDAVKGGGLEMSHVTQRNGGGLEMSHVTQVNGGGLEMSHVTQVNGGGLEMSHVTQRNATQLRASGSVSRSRQSPDAQPKTVVTRSAKVRTKVFNVVSEALDNIFRNRSSKEIQSHNSIGLQEKRVKNSSRKSYEQGLSRKKRDSGQEDERYMSESQNQTQISDNAPEPVLILEICSTIFKRIYDGELPPEPVIHYFSEDSKKFLRIFLQARFVDICLPFYRSLDKCTEMKHMTMCSDLVVFLHTHDCERPSEDDKYFEVLLLRALVVKDYNCFQIICDGMYRVVVRNVSGITVQVWVHDHENPQCDDYYSNDEVIDFLADKEREGDGLDDKHLFSLLLLSVRCCVVGCPCRSRDKQVLGLSSVFLPCCRNCFGVLCCICGIKRSIWKPPSCGCDAHWRR; the protein is encoded by the exons ATGATCGGACATATTAAAAGACAGCCTGCAGCTAAAATG GAACGGCAGAGGGACGGCACAGGGGAAGCACACGTTAGAAGTCGTGGCGCTCTTCTCCGAGTCGCAGCGCTGATGACAGGGATGGCGACCTTGATGGCAATGGTGTCAGCTTCCAGGATCCTCTCTCCAAACGCTGAACCAGACGCGGTCAAGGGTGGTGGGCTGGAGATGTCTCACGTCACTCAGAGAAACGGTGGTGGGCTGGAGATGTCTCACGTCACTCAGGTCAACGGTGGTGGGCTGGAGATGTCTCACGTCACTCAGGTCAACGGTGGTGGGCTGGAGATGTCTCATGTCACTCAGAGAAACGCTACTCAGCTGAGGGCGTCTGGCTCGGTATCCCGGTCACGGCAATCGCCTGATGCCCAACCGAAGACAGTCGTCACTCGATCAGCTAAAGTTCGAACAAAAGTATTCAACGTCGTATCGGAAGCTTTGGATAACATTTTTCGCAACCGTTCTTCAAAAGAAATACAGTCCCATAACAGCATTGGGCTCCAAGAAAAACGAGTCAAAAATTCATCACGCAAATCCTACGAACAAGGACTCTCTAGGAAAAAAAGAGACTCGGGACAAGAGGATGAAAGATACATGTCTGAGTCTCAGAATCAAACACAGATCTCAGATAATGCGCCTGAACCGGTTCTTATTCTTGAAATTTGCTCCACTATATTCAAAAGAATCTATGATGGAGAATTACCTCCGGAACCTGTCATTCACTATTTTAGCGAAGACAGTAAAAAGTTTTTGAGAATTTTCCTGCAGGCACGTTTTGTGGACATCTGCCTCCCATTCTACCGGAGCCTCGACAAATGTACAGAGATGAAGCACATGACAATGTGCAGCGATTTGGTCGTGTTCCTTCACACCCATGACTGCGAGAGACCTTCAGAAGATGACAAGTACTTCGAAGTCCTCTTGCTGAGAGCTCTTGTAGTGAAAGATTACAACTGTTTCCAGATTATATGCGACGGAATGTACAGGGTTGTCGTGCGAAATGTGAGTGGAATCACCGTCCAGGTTTGGGTGCACGATCATGAAAATCCTCAGTGCGATGATTATTACAGTAACGACGAGGTCATTGATTTCTTAGCTGACAAGGAGCGGGAGGGTGATGGTCTGGACGATAAACACCTTTTTTCCTTGCTGCTACTCAGTGTACGGTGCTGTGTGGTTGGGTGTCCCTGCCGATCGAGGGATAAACAAGTTCTGGGATTATCTTCCGTTTTCTTGCCGTGTTGCCGAAATTGCTTTGGTGTGCTTTGTTGCATTTGCGGGATTAAGCGGAGCATTTGGAAACCTCCTAGTTGTGGTTGTGATGCTCACTGGCGACGATGA
- the LOC119575400 gene encoding uncharacterized protein LOC119575400 isoform X2, translated as MIGHIKRQPAAKMERQRDGTGEAHVRSRGALLRVAALMTGMATLMAMVSASRILSPNAEPDAVNGGGLEMSHVTQVNGGGLEMSHVTQRNATQLRASGSVSRSRQSPDAQPKTVVTRSAKVRTKVFNVVSEALDNIFRNRSSKEIQSHNSIGLQEKRVKNSSRKSYEQGLSRKKRDSGQEDERYMSESQNQTQISDNAPEPVLILEICSTIFKRIYDGELPPEPVIHYFSEDSKKFLRIFLQARFVDICLPFYRSLDKCTEMKHMTMCSDLVVFLHTHDCERPSEDDKYFEVLLLRALVVKDYNCFQIICDGMYRVVVRNVSGITVQVWVHDHENPQCDDYYSNDEVIDFLADKEREGDGLDDKHLFSLLLLSVRCCVVGCPCRSRDKQVLGLSSVFLPCCRNCFGVLCCICGIKRSIWKPPSCGCDAHWRR; from the exons ATGATCGGACATATTAAAAGACAGCCTGCAGCTAAAATG GAACGGCAGAGGGACGGCACAGGGGAAGCACACGTTAGAAGTCGTGGCGCTCTTCTCCGAGTCGCAGCGCTGATGACAGGGATGGCGACCTTGATGGCAATGGTGTCAGCTTCCAGGATCCTCTCTCCAAACGCTGAACCAGACGCG GTCAACGGTGGTGGGCTGGAGATGTCTCACGTCACTCAGGTCAACGGTGGTGGGCTGGAGATGTCTCATGTCACTCAGAGAAACGCTACTCAGCTGAGGGCGTCTGGCTCGGTATCCCGGTCACGGCAATCGCCTGATGCCCAACCGAAGACAGTCGTCACTCGATCAGCTAAAGTTCGAACAAAAGTATTCAACGTCGTATCGGAAGCTTTGGATAACATTTTTCGCAACCGTTCTTCAAAAGAAATACAGTCCCATAACAGCATTGGGCTCCAAGAAAAACGAGTCAAAAATTCATCACGCAAATCCTACGAACAAGGACTCTCTAGGAAAAAAAGAGACTCGGGACAAGAGGATGAAAGATACATGTCTGAGTCTCAGAATCAAACACAGATCTCAGATAATGCGCCTGAACCGGTTCTTATTCTTGAAATTTGCTCCACTATATTCAAAAGAATCTATGATGGAGAATTACCTCCGGAACCTGTCATTCACTATTTTAGCGAAGACAGTAAAAAGTTTTTGAGAATTTTCCTGCAGGCACGTTTTGTGGACATCTGCCTCCCATTCTACCGGAGCCTCGACAAATGTACAGAGATGAAGCACATGACAATGTGCAGCGATTTGGTCGTGTTCCTTCACACCCATGACTGCGAGAGACCTTCAGAAGATGACAAGTACTTCGAAGTCCTCTTGCTGAGAGCTCTTGTAGTGAAAGATTACAACTGTTTCCAGATTATATGCGACGGAATGTACAGGGTTGTCGTGCGAAATGTGAGTGGAATCACCGTCCAGGTTTGGGTGCACGATCATGAAAATCCTCAGTGCGATGATTATTACAGTAACGACGAGGTCATTGATTTCTTAGCTGACAAGGAGCGGGAGGGTGATGGTCTGGACGATAAACACCTTTTTTCCTTGCTGCTACTCAGTGTACGGTGCTGTGTGGTTGGGTGTCCCTGCCGATCGAGGGATAAACAAGTTCTGGGATTATCTTCCGTTTTCTTGCCGTGTTGCCGAAATTGCTTTGGTGTGCTTTGTTGCATTTGCGGGATTAAGCGGAGCATTTGGAAACCTCCTAGTTGTGGTTGTGATGCTCACTGGCGACGATGA